One Oscillospiraceae bacterium DNA window includes the following coding sequences:
- a CDS encoding amino acid decarboxylase, whose product MKTPLYTALQQHRALHRAPFHTPGHKCAPGALPPDLLALDYTELPDTDSLFEASGPILQAEQAAAALFGAKRTLFSAGGCSLCIQTMLRLACPQGGTVLCARNAHRTAANAMALLGLTPMWAMPQEMLSILRYNTNSINACYVTSPDYYGRILDIPALSEACHRRGIPLLVDNAHGTHLAFTKPDLHPLHQGASMTADSAHKTLNVLTGGAWLQIGEERYVDAAKAAMSLFASTSPSYPIMASLDLARAFLQENPHAFAPVQRSVQALSQAAMSRGIPNVSDDPARLALCTAEIGISGTAAAQIFRANGVEPEMADAAYVVLIATPWNTAEDFVRAEKAVNALPLAEPLPRLPDLPDLPPVRLPLREAVFAPSHTVLLQDAVGHVAAEAACPCPPGIPVVMPGEEVTAQAVQFLRRYGFLSLRVL is encoded by the coding sequence TTGAAGACACCCCTTTACACAGCCCTGCAGCAGCACCGAGCGCTGCACCGTGCGCCGTTTCATACTCCTGGGCACAAGTGCGCCCCCGGTGCACTGCCGCCGGACCTTTTGGCACTGGATTATACCGAACTGCCAGACACAGACAGCCTCTTTGAGGCGAGCGGGCCGATTTTGCAGGCAGAGCAGGCTGCTGCTGCCCTTTTTGGTGCAAAAAGGACTTTGTTTTCGGCGGGCGGGTGTTCTCTGTGCATTCAGACGATGCTGCGGCTTGCCTGTCCGCAGGGCGGCACCGTGTTGTGCGCACGCAATGCACACCGCACAGCGGCCAATGCTATGGCACTGCTGGGGCTTACGCCGATGTGGGCAATGCCGCAGGAAATGCTTTCCATACTTCGATATAATACAAACAGTATAAATGCCTGCTATGTTACCAGCCCGGATTATTATGGCCGCATTTTAGATATCCCGGCGCTGTCAGAAGCCTGCCACAGACGTGGAATCCCGCTTTTAGTAGATAACGCCCACGGCACCCACCTTGCCTTTACGAAACCAGATCTGCATCCGCTGCACCAGGGTGCCAGCATGACTGCCGACAGCGCCCACAAAACACTGAATGTCCTAACCGGCGGCGCATGGCTGCAAATTGGCGAGGAACGCTATGTAGATGCTGCGAAAGCTGCAATGAGCCTGTTTGCCTCTACCAGCCCCTCTTACCCGATTATGGCAAGCCTAGACCTTGCCCGCGCTTTTTTGCAGGAGAATCCCCATGCTTTTGCACCGGTGCAGCGCAGCGTGCAGGCGCTGTCACAGGCGGCGATGAGCCGTGGTATCCCCAATGTCAGCGATGACCCCGCGCGCCTGGCACTCTGCACCGCAGAAATCGGGATTTCCGGCACTGCTGCCGCACAGATTTTTCGTGCAAACGGAGTCGAGCCAGAGATGGCGGACGCCGCCTATGTTGTCTTGATTGCAACACCGTGGAATACCGCCGAAGATTTTGTGCGTGCAGAAAAGGCTGTCAATGCCCTGCCGCTTGCAGAACCGCTGCCCCGCCTGCCGGACCTGCCGGACCTGCCGCCAGTGCGTCTGCCCCTGCGGGAAGCTGTTTTTGCCCCCTCTCATACGGTGCTGCTGCAGGACGCGGTGGGCCATGTAGCAGCCGAAGCGGCCTGCCCCTGCCCGCCGGGCATTCCGGTAGTTATGCCCGGCGAAGAAGTGACTGCGCAGGCAGTGCAGTTCCTGAGAAGATATGGATTTCTTTCTTTGCGTGTGCTATAA
- a CDS encoding cyclic-di-AMP receptor, with product MKLVLAIVNTDDAALVNSSLTRAGFRVTKLATTGGFLKSGNTTFIIGTEDDKVEKVLKLLRGQCSRRTQVMPSTAITEGTMYSSYPIEVTVGGATVFVLDVDRFEKL from the coding sequence ATGAAACTGGTACTTGCCATTGTCAACACCGACGACGCTGCCTTGGTAAACAGCAGCCTGACGCGGGCGGGTTTCCGCGTCACAAAGCTGGCCACAACCGGCGGCTTTTTGAAGTCCGGCAATACGACATTCATTATCGGCACAGAGGACGACAAAGTGGAAAAGGTCTTAAAACTGCTGCGCGGCCAGTGCAGCCGCCGCACCCAGGTAATGCCAAGCACCGCGATTACGGAGGGAACAATGTATTCTTCTTACCCAATCGAGGTTACGGTGGGCGGCGCGACAGTGTTTGTGCTGGATGTTGACCGCTTTGAAAAGCTGTGA
- a CDS encoding ATP-binding protein gives MTAAYAAGRIPHALIFEGAAERTLALAKHLAQAAVCTAPQERPCGHCPGCVKAQAGSHPDITMAGGGEAGRSFHKDEIALLRRNAYIRPNEAAGRVFILQNAQNLSPQAQNALLKILEEPPAGVQFFLTCDRASSLLDTVRSRSQIYMLSAAGQPQDDGLAAQIALALCRPKESDLLYLTAPLLKDRLRLRSVLEKLVLIFRDALVLRSGGATISGEEETARSLAGMLTRAQLYTLTQTTREMCGYVERNANTALLVTDLCARLRRAAAH, from the coding sequence TTGACCGCAGCCTATGCTGCGGGCCGTATTCCGCACGCGCTGATTTTTGAGGGTGCAGCTGAAAGAACGCTGGCTTTGGCAAAACATCTGGCACAGGCGGCAGTTTGCACGGCCCCGCAGGAGCGCCCCTGCGGGCACTGCCCCGGATGTGTGAAAGCGCAGGCGGGCAGCCACCCTGACATTACGATGGCGGGCGGCGGTGAGGCCGGGCGCTCTTTCCACAAAGATGAGATTGCGCTGTTGCGCCGCAATGCGTATATCCGCCCGAATGAAGCAGCGGGCCGGGTCTTTATTTTACAGAATGCGCAAAACCTTTCCCCGCAGGCACAGAATGCGCTGTTGAAAATTTTGGAAGAACCGCCGGCGGGGGTGCAGTTCTTTTTGACCTGCGACCGCGCGTCTTCTCTGCTCGATACGGTGCGCAGCCGCTCGCAGATTTATATGCTGTCTGCTGCCGGTCAGCCGCAGGACGACGGCCTAGCTGCACAGATTGCGCTGGCGCTTTGCCGCCCAAAAGAGAGCGACTTGCTTTATTTGACAGCACCGCTGCTCAAGGACCGGCTGCGGCTGCGCAGCGTACTGGAAAAACTTGTGCTGATTTTTCGCGATGCGCTGGTACTGCGCAGCGGCGGCGCTACTATTTCGGGCGAAGAAGAGACAGCACGCAGCCTAGCAGGAATGCTGACGCGCGCGCAGCTGTATACACTGACACAGACCACACGGGAAATGTGCGGATATGTTGAGCGCAACGCCAACACGGCGCTTTTGGTGACGGACCTGTGTGCCCGCCTGCGCCGTGCCGCAGCACATTGA
- a CDS encoding stage 0 sporulation family protein: MAKVIGVRFKNLGKVYYFDPEDQQLQIGNHVIVETARGVECGEVAMPNREIAEDHIVQPLRKIIRVATQKDLDKVKENCEKEISAFEICQKKIAAHQLEMKLVDVEYTFDNNKILFYFTADGRVDFRELVKDLASVFRTRIELRQIGVRDEAKMLGGLGLCGRPFCCSQFLAGFQPVSIKMAKEQGLSLNPVKISGTCGRLMCCLKYEQEAYQDLQRTTPPVGSYVLTPEGRGTVTATSLLTGVLQVHLDSASAEAAPIRCKVKDTKFLRAPVARPRQHTKEKRPEKAAAGGKSDETGSDAVHNRRNK; encoded by the coding sequence ATGGCAAAAGTTATCGGCGTGCGGTTCAAAAATCTGGGCAAAGTCTATTATTTTGACCCAGAGGACCAGCAGCTGCAGATTGGCAACCACGTTATTGTGGAAACGGCCCGCGGCGTGGAGTGCGGCGAAGTCGCTATGCCAAACCGCGAAATTGCAGAAGACCATATTGTGCAGCCGCTGCGCAAGATTATCCGGGTCGCAACACAGAAAGATTTGGACAAAGTAAAAGAAAACTGCGAAAAAGAAATTAGTGCATTTGAAATCTGCCAGAAAAAGATTGCCGCGCATCAGCTGGAAATGAAACTGGTGGATGTAGAGTATACGTTTGACAATAATAAAATTCTGTTTTACTTTACAGCAGATGGTCGGGTCGATTTCCGTGAATTGGTGAAAGACTTGGCAAGTGTTTTCCGCACACGCATTGAGCTGCGCCAGATCGGCGTACGCGATGAGGCCAAAATGCTGGGCGGTTTGGGGCTGTGCGGCAGGCCTTTTTGCTGCAGCCAGTTTTTGGCAGGTTTTCAGCCGGTTTCCATTAAAATGGCTAAGGAGCAGGGTCTCTCCCTCAACCCGGTGAAGATTTCCGGCACCTGCGGGCGGCTGATGTGCTGCTTAAAATATGAGCAGGAAGCTTACCAGGACCTGCAGCGCACCACCCCGCCGGTGGGTTCGTATGTGCTGACCCCCGAGGGCCGGGGCACCGTGACTGCAACAAGTCTGTTGACCGGCGTGCTGCAGGTGCACTTAGACAGCGCCTCTGCAGAGGCCGCACCAATTCGCTGCAAGGTAAAAGATACAAAGTTTCTGCGGGCACCAGTGGCCAGACCGCGCCAGCATACGAAAGAAAAAAGGCCTGAAAAGGCTGCTGCCGGCGGAAAATCGGACGAAACAGGCAGCGATGCCGTGCATAATAGACGGAACAAATGA
- a CDS encoding 4Fe-4S binding protein yields MAYQISSDCISCGACAGECPVNAISEGDGKYVIDESACISCGSCAGVCPVGAPKEA; encoded by the coding sequence ATGGCATATCAGATTAGCAGCGATTGCATTTCCTGCGGTGCTTGCGCCGGGGAGTGTCCGGTTAACGCAATTTCTGAGGGTGACGGCAAGTACGTCATCGATGAAAGTGCGTGCATTTCCTGTGGTTCCTGCGCAGGTGTCTGCCCTGTCGGAGCTCCGAAAGAGGCTTAA
- a CDS encoding methyltransferase: MQLQYGERLEPIGGGRSVIVSQQYRFTTDTILLADYSMPQKGEHCAELGTGCGLVPLLWCSRGAPAEVYALEIQPQACEMARRSAAGGGFSQIHVLQYDLRKIRQEKAADLPLPLGLDLVACNPPYQPRTDGCPSPQESLAEARHELSCTFAEVAEAAARLLRWRGRFVCCLRPQRMPEAFAALSNAGLEPKRMRLVQHRLQKAPSLFLLEARRGGRPGLKVEPVLLMEDATGAVSHEMEKIYGPYREGKY, encoded by the coding sequence ATGCAGCTGCAGTACGGGGAACGGCTGGAGCCGATCGGTGGCGGGCGCAGCGTGATTGTCAGTCAGCAGTACCGCTTTACGACAGACACAATTCTGCTGGCAGATTATTCTATGCCGCAGAAAGGCGAGCACTGCGCAGAGCTTGGCACCGGCTGCGGGTTGGTACCGCTTTTGTGGTGCAGCCGCGGGGCCCCGGCAGAGGTCTATGCGCTGGAAATACAGCCGCAGGCCTGTGAAATGGCCCGGCGCAGCGCGGCCGGCGGCGGATTTTCGCAGATTCATGTATTGCAGTATGATTTGAGGAAAATTCGGCAGGAAAAGGCGGCCGATTTGCCGCTTCCCCTGGGGCTTGACCTGGTTGCATGCAACCCGCCTTATCAGCCGCGGACAGATGGCTGCCCAAGCCCGCAGGAAAGTCTTGCAGAGGCTCGGCATGAGCTTAGCTGTACCTTTGCTGAGGTCGCTGAGGCTGCGGCCCGCCTGCTGCGCTGGAGAGGACGCTTTGTCTGCTGCCTGCGCCCACAGCGTATGCCAGAAGCATTTGCCGCCCTGTCAAATGCAGGGCTGGAGCCAAAGCGGATGCGGCTGGTGCAGCACCGCCTGCAGAAAGCACCCTCTCTGTTTTTGCTGGAGGCCCGCCGAGGCGGCCGCCCCGGCCTGAAAGTGGAGCCGGTGCTGCTGATGGAGGATGCTACCGGCGCAGTTTCACACGAGATGGAAAAAATCTACGGACCATACCGGGAGGGAAAATATTGA
- the rsmI gene encoding 16S rRNA (cytidine(1402)-2'-O)-methyltransferase: MSGTLYVVGTPIGNLGDLSPRAAEILGSVDFVAAEDTRVTRKLLTHFGIKKPLISYFEHNKWQRGDIILDRIETGENCALVSDAGMPAISDPGELLVRQAAQRGVPVAAVPGPSAVVTALAVSGLPTGRFTFEGFLSVSKKSRREHLEEVKHEQRTMVFYEAPHKLLTTLQDMLATWGDRELALVRELTKVHEEVRRTTLSEAVAYYTENPPRGEFVLVIRGAEAPQEETTSLADAAARARALMEAGASASAAAKQAAAETGRRKNEIYRALSEEPQE; the protein is encoded by the coding sequence TTGAGCGGTACATTATATGTAGTGGGTACACCGATTGGAAATCTGGGCGACCTTTCCCCGCGCGCGGCCGAGATTTTGGGCAGCGTCGACTTTGTCGCGGCAGAGGATACACGGGTTACACGAAAGCTTTTGACACATTTCGGTATCAAAAAACCTTTAATCAGCTATTTTGAACACAATAAATGGCAGCGTGGCGATATTATTTTAGACCGCATTGAGACGGGCGAAAACTGTGCGCTGGTCAGCGATGCCGGCATGCCGGCTATTTCTGATCCCGGCGAGCTGCTGGTGCGGCAGGCTGCACAGCGCGGTGTGCCGGTTGCGGCTGTGCCGGGGCCGAGCGCGGTTGTTACGGCGCTGGCGGTTTCGGGGCTGCCGACCGGCCGCTTTACGTTTGAGGGGTTCCTGAGCGTCAGCAAAAAGAGCCGCCGCGAACATTTGGAAGAAGTGAAGCACGAACAGCGTACAATGGTCTTTTATGAGGCACCGCATAAGCTGCTGACGACTTTGCAGGATATGCTGGCAACATGGGGCGACCGTGAACTGGCGCTGGTGCGCGAGCTGACAAAGGTACACGAAGAGGTGCGCCGCACAACCCTTTCGGAAGCGGTTGCATATTATACGGAGAATCCGCCGCGCGGCGAGTTTGTCCTGGTTATCCGCGGTGCAGAGGCACCGCAGGAGGAGACAACGTCTTTGGCAGATGCTGCGGCGCGAGCCCGTGCGCTGATGGAAGCGGGCGCCTCTGCTTCTGCCGCGGCAAAACAGGCCGCTGCTGAAACCGGCCGCCGGAAAAATGAAATTTATCGTGCTCTTTCGGAGGAACCGCAGGAATAA